In the Clostridiales bacterium genome, AATTCCCCGAAAAAGGAATGGTCTTTATTCTTGGAAAATCTGGCAGCGGAAAATCCCCCCTTCTTAATGTAATGGGCGGACTTGATAGATGCGATTCTGGCGAGATAATAATCAAAGGGAAATCCAGCAAAGACTTTACCCAAAACGATTTTGACAGCTACCGCAATACATATTTGGGTTTTATTTTTCAAGAATTTAATATCTTAAACGAGTTTACCGTAGGGGCGAATATAGGGCTTGCTTTGGAACTTCAGGGCAAAAAAGCGACTAACGAAGAAATTAACAGGATTTTGGAAGAGGTTGACCTTGTCGGCTATGGCGACAGAAGGCCTACTGAATTATCCGGCGGACAAAAGCAGCGCGTGGCTATAGCAAGAGCCCTTGTCAAAAACCCCGAGATCATCCTAGCGGACGAGCCCACGGGCTCGTTAGACAGCAAGACCGGCATACAAGTTTTTGAGACATTAAAAAAGCTGTCTAAAGACAAGCTGGTTATTGTCGTAACGCATGACAGGGAATACGCCGAGTTTTACGGCGACAGGGTCATAGAGTTCAAAGACGGCAAAGTCATAAGCGACATAGAAAAATATTTGGCCCCGAGCTTTAGAAAAAACCCGTTTATAAGCATTGTGGACGATAAGATTATCTCGGTCAAAAAAGGCTACCAACTAACCGCCGAAGACGTGGCGCTTATCAATAATTATATCAGAAACCATAACGCCATAATATCAATAGACGACCGAGCCAACGAGGACCTTAAAAAATTCGCGAGAATTGACTCAGAAGGCAACAAGGAAGCCTTTAAAGACACCGACGAGAGCAAGATTCATATCAGCAAGGACAAGTCTTTTAGGCTGATCAAAAGCCGCCTGCCTTGGAAAAACTCTTTTAAAATCGGCGCGAGCGGGCTTAAGTCCAAGCCGTTTAGGTTGGTTTTGACCATATTATTGTCCGTCGTCGCTTTTACAATGGCGGGGCTTACGGACACAATGGGTTCTTATGACAAATATGCGGCGACGACCAGGTCTTTTATTGACAGCAAGATTGACACCTATGTTTTGCAAAAACAAAAAACCATATACGAAGAAGAATATGATTATAATTACTCTATTGACCTATTTGCGCAAGATGAAGATATTCAGCTACTAAACGACAAAACAGGACTAAAATTCAAAGGTTTATACAAGCCGCAAAACTTATATCTTGATTTTATTAATTACGCTAATGAT is a window encoding:
- a CDS encoding ABC transporter ATP-binding protein, with protein sequence MLEVKNITRIYKPKKGVPVKALDNVSLKFPEKGMVFILGKSGSGKSPLLNVMGGLDRCDSGEIIIKGKSSKDFTQNDFDSYRNTYLGFIFQEFNILNEFTVGANIGLALELQGKKATNEEINRILEEVDLVGYGDRRPTELSGGQKQRVAIARALVKNPEIILADEPTGSLDSKTGIQVFETLKKLSKDKLVIVVTHDREYAEFYGDRVIEFKDGKVISDIEKYLAPSFRKNPFISIVDDKIISVKKGYQLTAEDVALINNYIRNHNAIISIDDRANEDLKKFARIDSEGNKEAFKDTDESKIHISKDKSFRLIKSRLPWKNSFKIGASGLKSKPFRLVLTILLSVVAFTMAGLTDTMGSYDKYAATTRSFIDSKIDTYVLQKQKTIYEEEYDYNYSIDLFAQDEDIQLLNDKTGLKFKGLYKPQNLYLDFINYANDKSQISGLYGGAFGEISLSGFYEITQDDVNDLSYTYTGTLPDNHNEIAISQYVFNLFKTCGYNNNRGLIIKAEEITSIESFLNKNPMLSFGDMDFIITAVIDTKFDFERFELLNNFDTIDISYYIKLEELRQTVMYGYHGMIFTCEDFAEHIMGTKNIGLELYNAHIEFELETEESNKLAVRSALKYDDVPEDNKIFFDGNKTKLQPNQIIIPATIYSDWLRNEMERKYQADDAPQWYKDYEE